Part of the Woronichinia naegeliana WA131 genome, CGTCTTAGGGATGAATTTTTAGCCAACATGAGTCACGAACTCCGCACCCCTCTCAATGCTATTTTAGGGATGACTGAAGGCTTAAAAGAGCAGGTTTATGGCCCCCTTAACCCCAAACAACTCGATTGCTTAGAAACCATTGAACGCAGTGGTTTGCATCTATTGGAATTAATTAATGACATTCTTGATCTTTCTAAAATTGAATCTGGCCAGTTAACTTTGGACTATCATCTGACGGCGATCGCCCCGCTTTGTCAGGCTAGTTTGGCTTTTATTCAACAACAGGCTTTCAACAAACATATTCAAATTCAAGCACAAATTCCTCAAGCTCTGCCGGATGTCTGGATTGATGAGCGACGCATTCGTCAAGTGTTAATTAATCTTCTTAATAACGCAGTTAAATTTACACCAGAGGGAGGAAATATTCTCTTAACCATTGCCCCAATGGCTAACCCTTCTACCCAATCATTTTTGTTGCGGATTTCGATCATTGATAACGGGATCGGGATTGCACCAGAAAATACCCAAAAACTATTTCAGCCTTTTGTACAAGTTGATAGCGCACTCAATCGCCAATATGAGGGAACGGGTTTGGGGTTAGCCCTGGTTAAAAATATTGTTGAACTGCATGGTGGCCAGGTGAGCCTTCAGAGTGAGTTAGGAAAAGGCAGTTGTTTTAGCGTTGATTTGCCCTGTGCTGATTGTGAGTCATTTCTTCCTAACTGTCCGATAGCCCCCAGCATTTTGGCAGAGAAAAATCACAAACAAGAGACTCGCGCAGAATCAAGCCGTTCCTTTTTAATTTTGTTAGCAGAAGACAATGCCGCTAATGTTTTAGCCATGTCCGATTATTTAACGATCAAAGGCTATCGTTTGATTGTGGCAAATAATGGGGAAATGGCGATTTCCCTGGCGAGATCTGAACAACCGGATTTAATTTTGATGGATATTCAAATGCCAGGCATGAATGGTTTAGACGCAATCAAACAAATTCGCATGGATGCCAATTTAGCCCAGATTCCGATTATTGCCCTCACCGCCCTAGCCATGCCAGGAGATCGCGATCGCTGTCTGGAAGCAGGGGCCAACGAATATGTCTCTAAACCCGTTAGACTCAAACAGTTAACAAGCCTAATTCAAGAAATGCTTACCTCCGTCAACGAATAACCATTAATTACGATAAATGAGTTCTGTGGTAATTTCTAAGGAATGAAAAATAAATAAGATAGGCAAATGGTAAGATAAACTAAATGATAAAAAACAGGACACAGGATAATGCACTACTCAGAAGACATTGAATCAGAGATGGTAAAATTCTACAACTCACTGAGCGAGAAAGATAAACGAAGATATGCAGCCGTTGAAGAAAAAAGTTGGGTCATGGGGGAATCAAGTACATATCCGAGTTATTTGGATGTAACCGAAACACAATAACAGAAGGTAAGAGCGAGCTAGAAAATAGCGAGGTAGAGAAGTTTAACGAAAAAGCTATTCGAGAACAAGGGGGAGGAAGAAAGAGTTGCTTTGAGCAGATACCAGAATTAGATGAAGTATTTCTATTAGTAGAAGAAGATACAGAGGGAGACCCGATGGAAGAAAAAACAAAGTGGACATACTTAAATCAGTCCCAAATTGTTGAAGGGCTAAAAGAAAAAGGAATAGAGATAAGTATGCCAATTGTAAAAAAACTACTCGATAAACATGGTTATGTGAAACGTAAGCGTTAATCTTATAGATAAGGTTTATGCTAAAGGGCGAAAAGTTGTTGATGGTTTCAAGGACAATTTACCAATTGTTTTTGATTAATATCTTCCGAAATGGAATTACAGAGCCATTCCTCAATTCTACAAAAACGCATAAGTTATTTATTCTTTGTCCCTAAATTGCTTTCTAGGGCATTTTTATCAGATTTTTCCAAGTCTTTTAACTCTCAATTAAGTGGTTAATGTCCAGATTATTAAAGTCTCTCTGTTCTAGCTGGTTAATGGTTTTTTCAATCCATTGGTGAAAGTCTTGATCATAAAGAATTTGAGTTAACATAATTAGACTTTAAGTGAAAAAATAATAGTGGAGATCGCCCTTTACAAAAACAACAAGACTGTGATCGCCTTCTCAAAAACAACAGTTAAACTGCGATCGCACTTTCCTATCACAAACAACCAGACCGCAATCACATTTTCAAAGTGTGTCTCGGTATTCTTCAAGTAAGGCTAAAATATCGGCTAGTTGGTTTCTGTGGAGGTTGTTGGGGTTAAGTTGGAATCGGATGATTGCAGTACGGTATCGAGTTTCGATTCGAGTTCGGCGAGTTTCTCGTTCTGTTTTTTCAAGTCGGACAAGCCCCCGTAGGATTTGATCCAATGTAACAAGGCTGAAAGTAAGCCCCGCGAAGAGGAGTCCGAACCATTGGGGGATGATGATTGGGTCGTTTCCGAGTTGGATTGAGTCATAATTGAGGATTATTCCTGTTAAAAAGACGAATAGGGTGGTAAGAATACCGATAAAGGTCTGAAAGTCAGGCATCGGGTTTTTGTTGATTTAACTTGATTTTAGCATTTAGTTTTCAAGGCAAACTGTTTTGAAAATTGCCCTTTATCAACCATAAATAACAAAACAGCGATCGCTCTTAATATTTCTCAAAAATTCGGATGATGGCCTTGTGTCTGTATGTTACAGTGTTTCTTGTTCGCCTCAAGAGGCTTAAGCCATGAGTAATAAAGAAGCAGTTATTGAGCTTTTTAAATGTCTGCCTGAGAACATTTCTTTAACGGCGATCGCGGAAGAAGTCAGTTTTATTGCGGCTATTCAAGAGGGATTTGAAGAAATTGATTGGGGTAAAGGTGTGCCAGTTGAAACTGTTGAAAAAATGATGGCATCATGGACTATTAAGTAATTCTTTCACAAAAAACAGACTGCGATCGCATTTCTCAATTATTTTTCAGTTTGACGACAGAGCGGTTCATAAATTAAGCTGCAACATTAACCAAAAGTTCTGCGGTTAAAGGATTATCTTTTTGTAGTTGACTTACGCCTAAAATTGAAAAACC contains:
- a CDS encoding response regulator; the protein is MKNYSILIIEDSESDRLTYRHYLLANQNFKYQILEAQGLTEGLELWRTQSPDLVLVDINLPDGSGLELLKVVNNRYSRQPLPTIVISGLGNERIAVQAMKLGASDYLAKDDITASTLCQAVENALQQWNLTKDIQQRTYFGSWELDVLTGKLTWSKELFEIFRINPANATLTFDYLSSYFTPHSNQVRIEVISRAIQYGEPFEVDLEIIRADGTRGFILSKAIPQRDDTGKVVYLWGGTVDISDRKETERALQLSEARFRRLFDANIVGMLFADLQGRIIDANDCFLQELGYTRQELNQGLIRWDQITPSEYAQQDEELRKQIQKIGYFLPVEKEYYRKDGSRLAILLGGAFLPGSSDQTICIAMNISDRKLAEIKLQQSNQELARATRLRDEFLANMSHELRTPLNAILGMTEGLKEQVYGPLNPKQLDCLETIERSGLHLLELINDILDLSKIESGQLTLDYHLTAIAPLCQASLAFIQQQAFNKHIQIQAQIPQALPDVWIDERRIRQVLINLLNNAVKFTPEGGNILLTIAPMANPSTQSFLLRISIIDNGIGIAPENTQKLFQPFVQVDSALNRQYEGTGLGLALVKNIVELHGGQVSLQSELGKGSCFSVDLPCADCESFLPNCPIAPSILAEKNHKQETRAESSRSFLILLAEDNAANVLAMSDYLTIKGYRLIVANNGEMAISLARSEQPDLILMDIQMPGMNGLDAIKQIRMDANLAQIPIIALTALAMPGDRDRCLEAGANEYVSKPVRLKQLTSLIQEMLTSVNE